The Fusobacterium sp. FSA-380-WT-3A region ATATTATAAATAATTTTTCTTCTACAGCACAATAGTTTTTGATTAATAACAATACATTCTTTTCAAAAAAAGCTTTATTTTATTATCTTTTTATAGTATAATATTTATAGAAATTTTTTATAAAGGAGTGATTTAATGATTAATCAAGAAAGGCTAATTAATACTTTTATAAATTACGTAAAAATAGACAGTGAAAGTTTAGAAGAAAAAGCTTTTGCTGAAAAAGTAGCTTCTGATTTTAAAGAAATTGGAGCAGAAATTTCTTTTGATGAAGCTTATAAAGTGGTTGGAGGAAGTGTTGGAAATCTTTACTGTAAAATAGAAGGAGATAAATCTTTAGAACCTATTTTAATGTCAGCTCATATGGATACAGTTAAACCTGGAAAAGGAATTATTCCTGTGATTGAAGGAAATATTATAAAATCTGATGGAACTACTGTATTAGGTTCTGATGACAAAGCAGGAATTACTTGTATTTTAGAAGCTATTCGTTTTGCTAAAGAAAATAATATAAATCATCCTACTATAGAAGCAGTATTCACTATTTGCGAAGAGGTTGGACTTAAAGGTTCTAAAAATTTAGACTATTCAAAAATAACTGCTAAAAAAGGAGTTGTTCTTGATAGTGGTGGAGATGCTGGAAAAATAATAACAGCTGCTCCTGGTCAATTAAAATTAACTGGAGAGTTTATAGGTAAAAGTGCTCATGCTGGAGTTGCTCCTGAAAAAGGAATAAGTGCTATTCAAATGGCTGCTTATGCTATTTCTAATATGAAACTTCTTCGTATAGATGAAGAAACTACAGCTAATATTGGTACAATAGAAGCTTCTTATGCTACTAACATTGTTCCTGAAAAAGTTAAAGTTTTAGGGGAAGCTCGTAGTAGAGATAATGACAAATTAAAAGCTCAAGGAGAACATATGATGAAATGTATCCAAGAAGCTTGTGAAAAATTTGGTGGAACTTTTGAAGGTGGATTAACTCACTCTTATTCTGGATATAAATATACAGAAGATGATAGTTTCATAAAAGAAATTAAAGAAGCTTGTGAAAAAGCTGGTCTTACTCCTGAACTTGCTGTTAGTGGTGGAGGAAGTGATGTTAATAACATGGTAGAAAAAGGTATCCAAGCTGTTAACTTGGGTTGTGGAATGGATAAAGTTCATACAACTTCTGAGCAAATCACTATTGATAATTTAGTAAATACTACAAAACTACTTATTGAATTAATTAGAAAATAATAAATTTAAAACTGCCAATTATAACAATTGGCAGTTTTTTTATTTTATTCTATTGACATTAATTTACAATTTATAACATTACACAATCTTTTTATTCCCTCTATTGTTTCTTCAATAGATATAGTTAAATGAAGAACTTCCATTAGAATAATTACAGTTGCTGCATCATTCATTGGCATATTTTGATTTATTGTAAGAATATTTCCATTTACTGAACTAATATAATTTAAAACATTTGATAAACTTCCTTGAGTATGTTCCAAAGTTATTGAAATAAGTGCTCTTCTCCCATGAGATTCATCAGAAGGTAGAAATACAAAATCTTTATATTTATAATAAGTACTCCTACTTATTCCCACTATTTTTACAGCCTCACTAATATTTTTGACTTTTCCTTGTTCTAATAATTCTCTTGCTTCTATAACTTTATCAAAATAATCTGGTAATATCTCCTTACTAACTATTAGATATTTATTCTTCATTTACTCTCATCTCCAAAACTCATTATTTTTTAGGAGTTTCTATTAACTTAAATATAAGTTTTTCTCCTTTATCAGTTGTCAATATAAGTCCCTCTTTAGAAATTTCATAAGAAACTGCTTTTTCTATTTTAGATAAAAAATCATCTTCCACTTTCATTATTTCCTGAGGTCCTGCCATCATTGTTCTTCCAATAGCTCCAAAAGTTATTTTTTTGTCTTGAATTTCATATTTACCAAAATAATTATTTACCCCTGCAAATCCAAAGAAATTGTTTTCAGCAAAATTAAGAGTTATTTGATAATCTTTTGCTTCTACTTGTTGAACTAGTGCATATTGTTTACCCACAAGATTTTCATTTTTTCCTATCATTGAATTTGTACATCCCATTAAAGATAATAAAAATAATAATCCTAAAAATATTTTTTTCATTTTTCCTCCTAAAAGTTTTTATTTTTTACTTTTACTTATTTGACTTATTTTTTTAAACTTTGGTTATTTTTCTTTAAAAAACCAATGAAAATACTTGCTATTATTATCATTATTAAACTTACAACATGAGGGGCTCTAAATCCTAAAAGCATCAAATCTTCTGCTCTGAAAAAACTTACAAATATTCTTATAACACTATAAATTATAATATATGAGCACCAAACTACTCCAACAGGATACTCTTTTTTTCTTAAGAAAAACCATATAAATATAAATCCTAAAAAATTAAGGACAAGTTCATATAACATTGCTGGATGTAATGGCAAATTTGGAAATTCTTGCCCTGCTGGACTTGAAAGAGGAAAAACTAGTCCCCAAGGTACCTTTTCCTGAAATTGAGCTTTTTCAAAAATTGATAAACTATTATATTGATTAAACCATTGATAAAAATTAGGTTTTAATGAAAATATATATTTTAATGGGGTAAAAGTAGGCACTCCATAAATTTCTCCATTCATAAGATTTCCTATTCTTCCTATTCCTTGCCCTAATAATAGTGGTCCTGCTGCAAAGTCTCCTAATTGTAGTGGATTTATTTTTTTTATATATCCATATATACAAGTTCCTATTATTCCACCTATTATTCCACCATGAATAGCCATTCCACCTTTCCATACAGCTATTATATCTTCTGGATATTGTAAATAATAATCTAAGTTAAAAAGTACATAATAAATTCTTCCACCTAATAAACCTGAAATCATAGCTACAAAAGCATAATTCTCTATAATTTCCGGGTTAAATCCTTTTTCTTTAGCTGCTCTTTTTCCTAATTCAATCCCTAATAAAAAAGATATAGCATACATAAGTCCATAATAAGTTATTTTTATTTTTCCTATTGATATAAATATTGGATTCATATTCATCACCTTTAATCAAGTAATATTTTTTTGTTTCTACTTAGTTTATCATGGAAAAAAATATTTTGCAATAAATAAAAATAGTCTTCTCCTCAAATTTAAGGAAAAGACTATTTTTTGCCTTTATCTAGCCATTAAATAAATATTTTTCATATCTTCTTTATTTAATTTCTTAAAACTTCCTATTGTTCTTTGTCCATTGTTACTACATTTTTCAGCTAATTTTATAATATCTTCATCTGATAACTCAAGTCCTAATTCTTTTAATGAAGTTGGCATTTCAATACTTCTGTAAAATTCTTCCATAGCTTCAATAGCTTTCATTACATCTGCTTCTATATTTTCAGTTCTTTTAATTCCAAAAACTTTTTCTCCAAATCTTACAAATCTTTCTGGATTTTCTTTATAAACATATCTAGCCCATGAACCCCAAACAGCAGCTAAACCAGCTCCATGAGCCACATCATAAATTCCTCCTAAGTCATGTTCCAATTGATGTGTTGCCCAATCACCAATTCCTCCACAACCTGTAAGTCCATTGTGAGCTAATGAACCACACCACATTATTTCAGCTCTAGCTTCATAATCATTTGGATTTTCTAAAGAAAGTTTAGAATATTTTATCATATTTCTTAAAAGTCCTTCTGATATTTCATCTGTAATTTCTAAATTTGGCTCTGGGGTAAAATATCTTTCCATTGTGTGCATCATAATATCTACAGCTCCACTTGAAATTTGATATTTAGGTAATGTATAAGTTAGCTCTGGATTCATTACAGCAAATTTAGGTCTTGATGAATCTGAGTTATATGACCTTTTTAATTGTTCATCTTCTTTTGTTACAACACTTCCTCCACTCATTTCACTTCCAGCAGCTGCTATTGTTAAAACAACTCCTATTGGAAGACATTTTTTTGTAACTTTTTTTCCTATATATAAATCCCATATATCTTCTATATCAGGATTTGCTACTCCATAACCTATCCCTTTAGCTGAATCTATTACGCTTCCTCCACCAACAGCTAATATAAAATCAACACCATTTTCTCTTGATAATTTTATTCCTTCATATATTAATGACAATCTTGGATTTGGTTTTACCCCTCCTAATTCTATATACTCTATTCCTGTCTCTTCTAAAGATTTTTTTACTCTATCTATCAATCCACTTTTAACAGC contains the following coding sequences:
- a CDS encoding M20/M25/M40 family metallo-hydrolase yields the protein MINQERLINTFINYVKIDSESLEEKAFAEKVASDFKEIGAEISFDEAYKVVGGSVGNLYCKIEGDKSLEPILMSAHMDTVKPGKGIIPVIEGNIIKSDGTTVLGSDDKAGITCILEAIRFAKENNINHPTIEAVFTICEEVGLKGSKNLDYSKITAKKGVVLDSGGDAGKIITAAPGQLKLTGEFIGKSAHAGVAPEKGISAIQMAAYAISNMKLLRIDEETTANIGTIEASYATNIVPEKVKVLGEARSRDNDKLKAQGEHMMKCIQEACEKFGGTFEGGLTHSYSGYKYTEDDSFIKEIKEACEKAGLTPELAVSGGGSDVNNMVEKGIQAVNLGCGMDKVHTTSEQITIDNLVNTTKLLIELIRK
- a CDS encoding ACT domain-containing protein is translated as MKNKYLIVSKEILPDYFDKVIEARELLEQGKVKNISEAVKIVGISRSTYYKYKDFVFLPSDESHGRRALISITLEHTQGSLSNVLNYISSVNGNILTINQNMPMNDAATVIILMEVLHLTISIEETIEGIKRLCNVINCKLMSIE
- a CDS encoding META domain-containing protein; the encoded protein is MKKIFLGLLFLLSLMGCTNSMIGKNENLVGKQYALVQQVEAKDYQITLNFAENNFFGFAGVNNYFGKYEIQDKKITFGAIGRTMMAGPQEIMKVEDDFLSKIEKAVSYEISKEGLILTTDKGEKLIFKLIETPKK
- the lgt gene encoding prolipoprotein diacylglyceryl transferase; the encoded protein is MNPIFISIGKIKITYYGLMYAISFLLGIELGKRAAKEKGFNPEIIENYAFVAMISGLLGGRIYYVLFNLDYYLQYPEDIIAVWKGGMAIHGGIIGGIIGTCIYGYIKKINPLQLGDFAAGPLLLGQGIGRIGNLMNGEIYGVPTFTPLKYIFSLKPNFYQWFNQYNSLSIFEKAQFQEKVPWGLVFPLSSPAGQEFPNLPLHPAMLYELVLNFLGFIFIWFFLRKKEYPVGVVWCSYIIIYSVIRIFVSFFRAEDLMLLGFRAPHVVSLIMIIIASIFIGFLKKNNQSLKK
- a CDS encoding iron-containing alcohol dehydrogenase gives rise to the protein MNFNYYTPTKVIFGKDEEKNVGKFVEEFGGKKVLIHYGGGSAVKSGLIDRVKKSLEETGIEYIELGGVKPNPRLSLIYEGIKLSRENGVDFILAVGGGSVIDSAKGIGYGVANPDIEDIWDLYIGKKVTKKCLPIGVVLTIAAAGSEMSGGSVVTKEDEQLKRSYNSDSSRPKFAVMNPELTYTLPKYQISSGAVDIMMHTMERYFTPEPNLEITDEISEGLLRNMIKYSKLSLENPNDYEARAEIMWCGSLAHNGLTGCGGIGDWATHQLEHDLGGIYDVAHGAGLAAVWGSWARYVYKENPERFVRFGEKVFGIKRTENIEADVMKAIEAMEEFYRSIEMPTSLKELGLELSDEDIIKLAEKCSNNGQRTIGSFKKLNKEDMKNIYLMAR